The following coding sequences are from one Musa acuminata AAA Group cultivar baxijiao chromosome BXJ2-4, Cavendish_Baxijiao_AAA, whole genome shotgun sequence window:
- the LOC135610776 gene encoding reticulon-like protein B11 isoform X2: MAAVQDIDRPSAPDAPPSAASSPPPPGPIRPSVHRALGGGVVADVLLWRRRNLAVLTAAGATTVWFLFDRAGYSFLSVIANALLLLVVILFFWAKSALLLNRPLPPLPNLEIPDEVVGKAADGARVWINRALAVGHDITIRRDRKVFLQVILVLWLISYIGSFFNFLTLVYIGVLLSITLPALYDKYQDHVHEKLGVAHNVVLKQYGNILSRVQAQSTKEKKTE; the protein is encoded by the exons ATGGCCGCCGTGCAAGATATCGACCGCCCGTCGGCGCCGGATGCGCCCCCGTCCGCGGCGTCCTCCCCGCCCCCTCCTGGCCCGATCCGGCCATCCGTGCACCGCGCCCTCGGCGGCGGCGTAG TTGCTGATGTGCTTCTTTGGAGGCGGAGGAACTTGGCAGTTCTCACGGCGGCCGGCGCTACGACGGTGTGGTTCCTATTCGATCGGGCCGGATACAGCTTCTTGTCTGTTATCGCGaatgccctcctcctcctcgtggtCATCCTCTTCTTTTGGGCTAAATCTGCCTTGCTCCTCAACAG ACCTCTTCCGCCCCTTCCTAATCTCGAGATTCCGGACGAGGTCGTGGGTAAGGCTGCCGACGGGGCTCGGGTGTGGATCAATCGGGCCTTGGCTGTTGGGCACGACATTACGATCCGAAGAGATAGGAAGGTTTTTCTTCAG GTCATCTTGGTTCTGTGGCTCATCTCCTACATTGGAAGTTTTTTCAACTTCCTTACACTTGTGTACATAG GAGTTCTTCTGTCCATTACACTTCCTGCTTTGTATGACAAGTATCAAGATCATGTTCATGAAAAGCTTGGTGTGGCACATAATGTGGTACTGAAGCAGTATGGGAATATCTTAAGCAGAGTTCAGGCACAATCAACCAAGGAAAAGAAGACTGAGTAG
- the LOC135610775 gene encoding UDP-glycosyltransferase 73E1-like translates to MQHHHAPTASNGESKTRPHFVLVPFLAQGHMIPMADMAVLLAERGARVSFITTPVNVARTEAVVRRVRRAGIAVEFVELTFPCAEAGLPEGCERIDLLPSYELIKQFHDATGLLRHPLTQHLRAQRQPPTCMIADSCNPWTKGVAEELRMPYLLFHGPSCLNMLCARMILRHKIYEQIGDPFEPFDVPGLPHRLEISMAQMAWFITMLGWEKFREEVWEAETAADGFVINTFEALEATYVQCYSREAKGKKVWTIGPLSLSNQDPDDKAARGNKASVDKQRILLWLDEKAPRSVVYVSFGSIVRHSPAQVLEIGRGLEASGQAFLWVIKEVDASSPEVEKWLSGGGFQERVGDKGLIIKGWAPQAAILSHPAIGGFVTHCGWNSVVEAVSEGVPMATWPHFSSDQYINERLIVDVQRTGVAVGVTVPDAHVGAEEIEKAISRLMDGGEKGEGRRERARELGRKAKEAMEVGGSSYANVKQLIHYASHHDQARG, encoded by the coding sequence ATGCAACACCACCACGCGCCGACCGCCAGTAATGGCGAAAGCAAGACGAGGCCTCACTTCGTGTTGGTTCCCTTCCTGGCGCAGGGGCACATGATCCCCATGGCCGACATGGCCGTCCTCCTCGCCGAGCGAGGCGCCCGCGTCAGCTTCATCACCACCCCCGTCAACGTTGCCAGGACCGAGGCCGTCGTCCGTCGCGTCAGGCGAGCCGGCATCGCGGTCGAGTTCGTCGAGCTTACCTTCCCTTGCGCCGAAGCGGGACTTCCCGAAGGGTGCGAGAGAATCGACCTGCTGCCTTCTTATGAATTGATAAAACAGTTTCACGACGCCACCGGCCTTCTCCGTCACCCCCTTACGCAGCACCTTCGAGCCCAGCGGCAACCCCCGACGTGCATGATCGCTGACTCATGTAATCCTTGGACGAAGGGAGTTGCCGAGGAGCTCCGGATGCCATATCTCCTCTTCCACGGCCCCTCCTGCTTGAATATGCTGTGCGCACGCATGATCCTACGGCACAAGATCTACGAGCAGATCGGTGACCCGTTCGAGCCTTTTGACGTGCCCGGCTTGCCTCACCGGCTCGAGATCAGCATGGCCCAGATGGCGTGGTTCATCACCATGCTGGGGTGGGAAAAGTTCCGCGAGGAGGTCTGGGAGGCGGAGACGGCCGCGGATGGGTTCGTGATCAACacgtttgaagccttggaggccacATACGTCCAGTGCTACAGCAGAGAGGCGAAGGGGAAGAAGGTTTGGACGATCGGGCCACTGTCGCTGTCGAACCAGGATCCGGACGACAAGGCCGCGAGAGGGAACAAGGCGTCCGTGGACAAACAACGAATTCTTCTCTGGCTCGATGAGAAGGCCCCGAGGTCTGTCGTCTATGTCAGCTTCGGCAGCATCGTCCGCCACAGCCCGGCTCAGGTACTGGAGATAGGGCGTGGGCTGGAAGCATCCGGCCAGGCCTTCCTTtgggtgatcaaggaggtcgatgcgTCGTCCCCTGAGGTGGAGAAGTGGCTGTCGGGCGGCGGCTTCCAGGAGAGGGTCGGTGACAAGGGACTTATCATCAAGGGATGGGCGCCTCAGGCGGCGATCTTGTCGCACCCGGCGATCGGAGGATTCGTGACACACTGCGGATGGAACTCGGTGGTGGAGGCGGTGTCGGAGGGCGTGCCGATGGCGACATGGCCTCACTTCAGCAGCGACCAGTACATTAATGAGAGACTGATCGTGGACGTTCAGCGAACCGGAGTGGCGGTGGGCGTGACGGTGCCCGACGCCCACGTAGGCGCAGAAGAGATAGAGAAGGCGATCTCGAGACTGATGGACGGAGGCGAGAAAGGAGAAGGGAGACGGGAGAGAGCAAGAGAGCTGGGGAGGAAGGCCAAAGAGGCAATGGAAGTAGGAGGCTCATCTTATGCCAACGTGAAACAGTTGATCCATTATGCATCGCACCATGATCAAGCACGAGGATGA
- the LOC135610776 gene encoding reticulon-like protein B11 isoform X1, whose product MAAVQDIDRPSAPDAPPSAASSPPPPGPIRPSVHRALGGGVVADVLLWRRRNLAVLTAAGATTVWFLFDRAGYSFLSVIANALLLLVVILFFWAKSALLLNRPLPPLPNLEIPDEVVGKAADGARVWINRALAVGHDITIRRDRKVFLQVLLLHFFACSRIGLDVVCLTLLLLWRFLCLILKVILVLWLISYIGSFFNFLTLVYIGVLLSITLPALYDKYQDHVHEKLGVAHNVVLKQYGNILSRVQAQSTKEKKTE is encoded by the exons ATGGCCGCCGTGCAAGATATCGACCGCCCGTCGGCGCCGGATGCGCCCCCGTCCGCGGCGTCCTCCCCGCCCCCTCCTGGCCCGATCCGGCCATCCGTGCACCGCGCCCTCGGCGGCGGCGTAG TTGCTGATGTGCTTCTTTGGAGGCGGAGGAACTTGGCAGTTCTCACGGCGGCCGGCGCTACGACGGTGTGGTTCCTATTCGATCGGGCCGGATACAGCTTCTTGTCTGTTATCGCGaatgccctcctcctcctcgtggtCATCCTCTTCTTTTGGGCTAAATCTGCCTTGCTCCTCAACAG ACCTCTTCCGCCCCTTCCTAATCTCGAGATTCCGGACGAGGTCGTGGGTAAGGCTGCCGACGGGGCTCGGGTGTGGATCAATCGGGCCTTGGCTGTTGGGCACGACATTACGATCCGAAGAGATAGGAAGGTTTTTCTTCAGGTGCTCCTCTTGCACTTCTTTGCATGTTCCAGGATCGGTTTAGATGTCGTTTGTCTGACTTTACTTTTGCTTTGGCGATTCCTCTGCCTCATTTTAAAGGTCATCTTGGTTCTGTGGCTCATCTCCTACATTGGAAGTTTTTTCAACTTCCTTACACTTGTGTACATAG GAGTTCTTCTGTCCATTACACTTCCTGCTTTGTATGACAAGTATCAAGATCATGTTCATGAAAAGCTTGGTGTGGCACATAATGTGGTACTGAAGCAGTATGGGAATATCTTAAGCAGAGTTCAGGCACAATCAACCAAGGAAAAGAAGACTGAGTAG